One stretch of Tepidibacter hydrothermalis DNA includes these proteins:
- the ftsH gene encoding ATP-dependent zinc metalloprotease FtsH, whose translation MKKLFKGATFYLLVFIIIVSIVQTLGKPSKGIESLDFSKVYQELVKENISELTFTDEIIEGTIKSNNTHFRSYVPYPVSKDNLSDIILKQVTEGKLVLVGKPEPQTPWFFEILPSIFMILIFVVFWFVFMQQSQGGGSRVMNFGKSKAKLHKGDEKNKVTFNDVAGLEEEKEDLQEVVDFLKSPKRYIDLGARIPKGILMVGPPGTGKTYLSRAVAGEAEVPFFSISGSDFVEMFVGVGASRVRDLFEQAKKNSPCIIFIDEIDAVGRKRGAGLGGGHDEREQTLNQLLVEMDGFGVNEGIIIMAATNRPDILDPALLRPGRFDRQVLVGAPDVKGREAILKVHAKNKPLSDDVNLKVLARRTPGFTPADIENLMNEAAILTARKREKTIKMDTIEESITKVIAGPAKKTRVISEKERKLTAYHEAGHAVAAQLLPNTDPVHQVTIIPRGRAGGFTMQLPKEDKNYATKMQMQENLIVLLGGRVAEYLVLDDISTGAQNDLDRVSQTARAMVTRYGMSDKLGPMTFGDNSDEVFLGRDFTSKRNYSEEVASEIDREISGIVDEAYNKTKKLLNDNIDNLHYVAKCLLKYETLDAEQFKQAFNKELSLEDYDEISVDKEDDNE comes from the coding sequence TTGAAGAAATTATTTAAAGGAGCAACTTTTTATTTGCTTGTATTTATAATAATAGTTTCAATAGTCCAAACTCTTGGTAAACCTTCAAAGGGAATAGAAAGTTTAGATTTTTCTAAGGTTTATCAGGAATTAGTTAAAGAAAATATATCAGAGCTTACATTTACAGATGAGATAATTGAAGGAACAATAAAGAGCAATAACACACATTTTAGATCTTATGTACCTTACCCAGTGAGTAAAGACAATCTTTCAGATATTATTTTAAAACAAGTTACGGAAGGAAAACTTGTACTTGTAGGAAAACCAGAACCTCAAACACCTTGGTTCTTTGAGATACTACCATCTATATTTATGATACTTATATTTGTAGTATTTTGGTTTGTATTTATGCAACAATCTCAAGGTGGTGGAAGTCGTGTTATGAATTTTGGAAAATCAAAAGCCAAACTTCATAAAGGAGACGAAAAGAATAAGGTTACATTTAATGATGTAGCTGGTCTTGAAGAAGAGAAAGAAGATCTTCAAGAAGTAGTAGATTTCCTTAAGAGCCCTAAAAGATATATCGATCTTGGAGCTAGAATACCTAAAGGAATATTAATGGTTGGTCCTCCGGGAACTGGTAAAACATATCTTTCAAGAGCTGTAGCAGGAGAGGCTGAAGTTCCGTTTTTCAGTATAAGTGGTTCGGACTTCGTAGAGATGTTCGTAGGAGTAGGAGCATCTAGAGTTAGAGATTTATTTGAACAAGCTAAGAAAAATTCTCCGTGTATTATATTTATAGATGAAATAGATGCTGTAGGTAGAAAAAGAGGAGCAGGTCTTGGCGGAGGTCATGATGAAAGAGAGCAAACTTTAAATCAGCTTCTAGTTGAGATGGATGGATTTGGAGTTAATGAAGGTATAATAATAATGGCAGCTACAAATAGACCTGATATACTAGATCCAGCTTTACTTAGACCAGGAAGATTTGATAGACAAGTGCTTGTTGGAGCTCCTGATGTTAAAGGTAGAGAAGCAATACTTAAGGTTCATGCAAAGAACAAGCCGTTATCAGATGACGTGAATTTAAAGGTTCTAGCTAGAAGAACTCCTGGATTTACTCCAGCAGATATAGAAAACCTTATGAATGAAGCAGCAATATTAACTGCTAGAAAAAGAGAAAAGACTATAAAAATGGACACTATAGAAGAGTCTATAACTAAGGTTATAGCTGGTCCTGCTAAAAAGACTAGGGTAATAAGTGAAAAGGAAAGAAAGTTAACAGCATACCATGAGGCTGGTCATGCAGTTGCAGCACAACTTCTTCCTAACACAGATCCTGTACACCAGGTAACTATAATACCTAGAGGAAGAGCAGGAGGATTTACTATGCAGCTTCCAAAAGAAGATAAAAACTATGCTACTAAGATGCAAATGCAAGAAAATCTTATAGTTCTTCTTGGAGGAAGAGTTGCAGAATATCTTGTTCTTGATGATATATCAACTGGAGCTCAAAATGATTTAGATAGAGTATCTCAAACGGCAAGAGCTATGGTAACAAGATATGGTATGAGTGATAAACTAGGACCTATGACGTTTGGAGATAATTCTGATGAAGTATTCTTAGGAAGAGATTTCACTTCAAAGAGAAATTATTCTGAGGAAGTTGCATCAGAAATAGATAGAGAGATAAGTGGAATAGTAGATGAAGCTTATAACAAAACTAAAAAGTTATTAAATGATAACATAGATAATCTACATTATGTTGCTAAGTGTCTTTTAAAATATGAGACTTTGGATGCAGAGCAGTTTAAACAAGCATTTAACAAAGAGCTATCACTTGAAGATTATGATGAAATATCTGTTGATAAAGAAGATGATAATGAATAA
- the tilS gene encoding tRNA lysidine(34) synthetase TilS — MIINKVRETIKKNNLVNGGDKIILGVSGGPDSICMLHILNYLKDEFNIKIYAAHLNHKIRGIEAQKDAMYVAKICDIMRVPCFIRAIDVPAYCKEKGVSLEEGARTLRYNMFFEIKDKIGADKIAIAQNINDQAETVIMRMMRGTGLQGLKGIQYKREDGIIRPLLDVDRAYIEEYCEQNNLNPRIDQTNLEEIYTRNKIRLKLIPYMVENFNPNLKESIARMTNLLKDDSDFIMEQLNKSFDEICSKISDNTISIDIDQFTNTHKALKNRIIRKCINFVLGNIEGIEQKNIQDVNDLINSDKNNIRIDLPKGILVYKKNGKILFTDEEIIEEKISYNYIIPKSGYIKIKESNTIVESKILNIDEYDKSSNDKYIKFFDADKIKGSLNIRNRRNGDKIKLLGLGGSKKIKDLFIDLKIPKEERDLIPILSDEKGIIWVIGHRMSEDYKIDSNTNNILRISFKAL, encoded by the coding sequence ATGATTATAAATAAAGTTAGAGAAACAATTAAGAAGAATAATTTAGTCAATGGTGGGGATAAAATAATATTAGGGGTTTCAGGAGGACCTGACTCTATATGTATGCTTCATATATTAAATTATCTAAAAGATGAATTTAATATAAAGATATATGCAGCTCATTTAAATCACAAAATAAGAGGAATTGAAGCACAAAAGGATGCTATGTATGTAGCTAAGATATGTGATATCATGAGAGTTCCATGCTTTATAAGAGCAATAGATGTTCCTGCTTATTGTAAGGAAAAAGGGGTTTCATTAGAAGAAGGAGCTAGAACATTAAGATATAATATGTTCTTTGAAATAAAAGATAAAATAGGTGCTGATAAGATAGCTATTGCTCAAAATATAAATGATCAAGCCGAAACTGTTATTATGAGAATGATGAGAGGAACTGGACTTCAAGGATTAAAAGGAATACAGTACAAAAGAGAAGATGGTATTATAAGACCTCTACTGGATGTAGATAGAGCTTATATAGAAGAGTACTGTGAGCAAAACAACTTAAACCCTAGAATAGATCAAACGAATTTAGAAGAAATATATACTAGAAACAAAATAAGACTCAAGCTAATCCCATACATGGTTGAAAATTTCAATCCTAATTTAAAGGAATCTATAGCTAGAATGACAAATCTACTAAAAGATGACAGTGACTTCATAATGGAACAATTAAACAAATCATTTGATGAGATATGTTCTAAAATATCTGATAATACTATATCTATTGATATAGATCAATTTACGAATACCCATAAAGCTTTAAAAAATAGAATTATTAGAAAGTGTATTAATTTTGTTTTAGGGAATATAGAAGGAATAGAACAAAAAAATATACAGGATGTAAATGATCTTATTAATTCAGATAAAAATAACATAAGAATAGATTTACCTAAGGGAATATTAGTGTATAAAAAAAATGGCAAAATATTATTCACAGATGAAGAAATCATAGAAGAAAAAATAAGTTATAATTATATTATTCCTAAAAGTGGATATATAAAAATAAAGGAATCAAATACTATAGTTGAGAGTAAAATATTAAATATTGATGAATATGATAAATCTAGTAATGACAAATATATAAAATTCTTTGACGCTGATAAAATTAAAGGAAGCTTAAACATAAGAAATAGAAGGAATGGTGACAAAATCAAATTATTAGGATTGGGGGGAAGTAAAAAAATAAAAGACTTATTCATAGATTTAAAAATACCTAAAGAAGAGAGAGATTTGATTCCGATTTTATCGGATGAAAAAGGAATCATCTGGGTTATAGGACATAGAATGAGCGAAGATTATAAAATAGATTCAAATACTAATAATATTTTAAGGATAAGCTTCAAAGCTTTATAA
- a CDS encoding DUF1934 domain-containing protein, whose protein sequence is MGENVLVKINTVQMDFKGNKDNLELITEAKLYVKNNATYVIYEESEISGMKGTTSRLKITEDCVIIKKIGRNNSELVFELGKRFKTLYRTPHGSFPMEIVTKKIEINKEKLCKDMEITIEYDLNISGLFEGKNSINIKIN, encoded by the coding sequence ATGGGAGAGAATGTGTTAGTAAAAATAAACACTGTTCAAATGGATTTTAAAGGCAATAAAGATAATCTAGAATTAATAACAGAAGCAAAGTTGTATGTTAAAAATAATGCTACTTATGTAATATATGAAGAATCTGAGATATCTGGAATGAAAGGGACTACTAGTAGACTAAAAATAACAGAAGACTGTGTAATTATCAAGAAAATAGGCAGAAATAATTCTGAATTAGTATTTGAATTAGGAAAAAGATTTAAAACATTGTATAGGACACCTCATGGAAGTTTTCCTATGGAAATTGTAACTAAAAAAATAGAAATTAATAAAGAAAAATTATGTAAAGATATGGAAATAACAATAGAGTATGATTTGAATATAAGTGGCTTATTTGAAGGAAAAAACTCTATAAACATAAAAATAAATTAG
- a CDS encoding D-alanine--D-alanine ligase, whose translation MKKINVALIFGGKSGEHEVSLSSASSIYRYINKEKYNIYTIGITKDGNWMYYEGDVEKIENGSWEKEAKKDVKINLIPTLNQKVGLEFGDNTFKEIDVLFPVLHGPYGEDGSIQGLFEISNIAYVGCNVLASSVGMDKLVCKKVFEQENIPQVKYTYTTRCEFNNDEEGQLRSIESMIPYPIFIKPANLGSSVGISKANNKKELIKGIKEALEYDRRVVLEEGVNAKEIEVSVLGNEEIKASVVGEIIPAKEFYDYEAKYLNKESKLIIPATIEESISEKIREMAINAFKSIDGSGLSRVDFFVEKQTNNIYINEINTMPGFTNISMYPKLWESTGISYDKLIDELINLALKRHEEKLAKKI comes from the coding sequence ATGAAAAAAATTAATGTGGCTTTGATATTTGGAGGAAAATCTGGAGAACATGAGGTCTCTTTGTCATCTGCTTCTTCTATATATAGATATATAAATAAGGAAAAGTATAATATATATACAATAGGTATAACTAAAGATGGAAACTGGATGTACTATGAAGGAGATGTAGAAAAAATAGAAAATGGAAGTTGGGAAAAAGAAGCTAAAAAAGATGTGAAAATAAATCTTATACCAACTTTAAATCAGAAGGTAGGTTTAGAATTTGGTGATAATACATTCAAAGAAATAGATGTATTATTTCCAGTATTACATGGACCATATGGAGAAGATGGTTCTATACAAGGATTGTTTGAAATAAGCAATATTGCGTACGTTGGATGCAATGTATTAGCATCTAGCGTAGGAATGGATAAATTAGTTTGTAAAAAAGTTTTTGAACAAGAAAACATACCTCAAGTTAAATATACTTATACTACAAGATGTGAATTTAATAATGATGAAGAAGGACAATTAAGATCAATAGAAAGTATGATTCCGTATCCTATATTTATAAAACCTGCAAATTTAGGATCTAGTGTCGGAATATCTAAGGCTAACAATAAAAAAGAGCTAATAAAAGGAATAAAAGAAGCGTTAGAATATGACAGAAGAGTAGTTTTAGAAGAAGGTGTAAATGCAAAAGAGATAGAAGTATCCGTTTTAGGAAATGAAGAAATAAAAGCTTCAGTTGTGGGAGAGATAATACCTGCAAAAGAGTTTTACGATTACGAAGCTAAGTATTTAAATAAAGAATCAAAACTTATAATACCAGCGACAATAGAAGAAAGTATAAGCGAAAAAATTAGAGAAATGGCTATAAATGCATTTAAATCAATTGATGGATCTGGACTTTCTAGAGTAGATTTCTTTGTAGAAAAACAAACGAATAATATATATATAAATGAAATAAATACTATGCCTGGATTTACTAATATAAGCATGTATCCTAAGCTATGGGAAAGTACAGGAATTTCATATGATAAGTTAATAGATGAACTTATAAATTTAGCTTTAAAGAGACATGAGGAAAAATTAGCTAAGAAGATTTAA
- the ypeB gene encoding germination protein YpeB, producing MGLLVVCFIWGMTGYSQKTAYKRSLNAQYQRMFYDVISNVETIQSDLSKVNVSNSTKQNIILLTDIMSQSYSAQDKMAQLPLNHKSIGKTEKFLTQLGDYTITLAKEALDDKHLNEKERKKISELQKSAQYLSEELGKVQSDIAKDKIQFTDVAAKANKKMKKSNANIMATSMIRIEERMGETPELIYDGPFSEHIGNIKPRLKGEKINKDKAREIASNFLKYKKIKELNYNGRIKNNSIPGYMFNSENVSVSISETAGKIVWMIDTRKIGQPTVDKKKALELAKKFLKDSEYKNMVPTYSLTNNGATTFNFCSKKDGVTIYPDLIKVKVALDNGEVVGLETQGYIISHFDRKIKKPEVTPEKASQNIIEGAKVLKHKLTIIPSEGKKEKICYEFKVEYKGRDFLIYVDAITGKQQKILELIKNPDGTLTL from the coding sequence TTGGGTTTACTTGTTGTATGCTTTATATGGGGAATGACAGGATATTCTCAAAAAACAGCATACAAGAGAAGTTTAAATGCTCAATATCAAAGAATGTTTTACGATGTTATAAGTAATGTAGAGACTATACAATCAGATTTATCTAAGGTAAATGTAAGTAATTCTACAAAACAAAACATAATACTTCTTACAGATATAATGAGTCAGTCTTATTCAGCTCAAGATAAAATGGCTCAGCTTCCTCTTAATCATAAATCTATTGGAAAAACTGAAAAATTTCTAACTCAGCTAGGTGATTATACTATAACATTGGCGAAAGAAGCTTTAGATGATAAACATCTAAATGAAAAAGAAAGAAAAAAAATATCAGAACTTCAAAAAAGTGCTCAATATTTATCAGAAGAACTAGGAAAAGTACAATCTGATATAGCTAAGGATAAAATTCAGTTTACAGATGTTGCAGCAAAAGCTAATAAAAAGATGAAAAAGTCAAATGCAAATATAATGGCAACTAGTATGATAAGGATAGAGGAGAGAATGGGTGAAACACCAGAACTTATATATGATGGCCCATTTTCAGAGCATATAGGAAATATAAAACCTAGACTTAAAGGAGAGAAAATAAACAAAGATAAAGCCAGAGAAATAGCTTCAAATTTTCTGAAATACAAAAAAATAAAAGAACTTAATTACAATGGAAGAATAAAAAATAATTCTATTCCAGGATATATGTTTAACAGTGAAAATGTAAGTGTTTCTATAAGTGAGACTGCTGGTAAAATAGTATGGATGATAGACACAAGAAAGATTGGACAGCCTACTGTAGATAAGAAAAAGGCACTTGAGTTGGCTAAAAAGTTTTTAAAAGACAGTGAATATAAAAATATGGTTCCTACGTATTCTCTTACTAATAATGGAGCTACAACGTTTAATTTTTGCTCTAAAAAAGATGGAGTTACTATATATCCAGATTTAATCAAAGTAAAGGTAGCTCTTGATAATGGTGAGGTAGTAGGGCTTGAAACACAAGGATATATAATTAGTCACTTTGATAGAAAAATAAAAAAACCAGAGGTTACACCTGAAAAAGCTAGTCAAAATATAATAGAAGGAGCCAAGGTATTAAAGCATAAATTAACTATTATACCTAGTGAAGGAAAAAAAGAAAAAATATGTTATGAGTTTAAGGTTGAATATAAAGGAAGAGATTTTTTAATATATGTAGATGCTATAACAGGTAAACAACAAAAAATACTTGAGTTAATAAAAAATCCAGATGGTACATTAACCTTATAA
- the sleB gene encoding spore cortex-lytic enzyme, translated as MKKILLSISVFSILILSCVAFYVDDYIVYGQSNIFWGSKGDEVKTVQTKLKDWGYYNGSIDGVYGYKMYESVKKFQKKNGLKQDGVVGNETKKALGIQTKTKKVASSRNDEIYLLSQAITGEARGEPYTGQVSVGAVILNRTKDSRFPHSIAGVIYQPGAFTAVDDGQINMKPTQSCIQAANDAINGWDPTGGAVYYWNPATATSKWIWKLKPIYKIGKHWFAKETY; from the coding sequence TTGAAAAAAATACTATTATCAATTTCAGTGTTTTCGATATTAATATTATCGTGTGTAGCATTTTATGTAGATGATTACATAGTATATGGACAATCTAATATATTTTGGGGCTCAAAAGGCGATGAAGTTAAGACTGTTCAAACTAAACTAAAAGACTGGGGTTATTACAATGGTTCTATAGATGGCGTATATGGATACAAAATGTATGAATCCGTAAAGAAATTCCAAAAAAAGAATGGTTTAAAACAAGATGGCGTAGTTGGAAATGAAACTAAAAAAGCCCTTGGAATACAAACTAAAACTAAGAAGGTAGCATCATCTAGGAATGACGAGATATATCTATTATCCCAGGCTATAACAGGAGAAGCTAGAGGAGAACCATATACAGGTCAAGTAAGTGTAGGAGCTGTTATATTAAATAGAACTAAAGATTCTAGATTTCCACATTCAATAGCTGGAGTCATATATCAACCAGGAGCATTTACTGCAGTTGACGATGGACAAATAAATATGAAGCCTACACAATCGTGTATACAGGCTGCAAATGATGCTATTAATGGATGGGATCCAACCGGTGGAGCTGTATACTATTGGAACCCTGCAACAGCTACAAGTAAATGGATATGGAAGCTAAAGCCTATATATAAAATAGGTAAGCATTGGTTTGCAAAAGAAACTTACTAG
- the spoIIR gene encoding stage II sporulation protein R, translated as MRKVLIAFFISLFCFMSTISYLGDVYANRDNYKEKLIRFHVIANSDSQKDQELKLKVRDKIIEFLSPKLEKSKSIKETKEIITENIENIQKIASDEIKENNKKYTVTANLDYSNFPTKKYSNIVLPAGEYKALKVVIGEGKGKNWWCVMFPPLCFIDINHGITNDKTEKNLKKVLTKDEYKMILVDNKDVKLKFKIVEVLEKIKNKSSKLDLVKK; from the coding sequence ATGAGAAAAGTTTTAATTGCATTTTTTATATCTTTATTTTGTTTTATGAGTACTATATCTTACTTGGGTGATGTTTATGCAAATAGAGACAATTATAAAGAAAAGCTTATAAGATTCCATGTTATAGCAAATAGTGATTCTCAAAAAGATCAAGAGTTAAAATTAAAGGTTAGAGATAAGATAATTGAATTTTTGTCTCCGAAGTTAGAAAAATCAAAAAGCATTAAAGAAACTAAAGAAATTATTACGGAAAATATTGAAAATATACAAAAAATAGCTTCAGATGAAATAAAAGAAAATAATAAAAAGTATACAGTAACAGCTAATTTAGATTATTCAAATTTTCCTACAAAAAAATATTCTAATATAGTACTACCTGCAGGAGAATATAAAGCATTAAAAGTTGTAATAGGAGAAGGTAAGGGGAAAAATTGGTGGTGTGTAATGTTTCCTCCATTATGTTTTATAGATATAAATCATGGAATAACAAACGATAAAACTGAGAAAAATTTGAAAAAAGTTCTTACAAAAGACGAGTATAAAATGATATTAGTAGATAATAAAGATGTTAAATTAAAATTTAAAATAGTAGAAGTATTAGAAAAAATAAAGAACAAAAGTAGTAAATTAGATTTAGTTAAGAAATAA
- a CDS encoding Ger(x)C family spore germination protein encodes MKQKFTILILTMIISTLLTGCWDKTEINNRGFVIGLGIDKLKEEEKKEELDKIKVSFKIPNVAILGTKQTPTEEPSFYWEAKGESFDTVINKIQSKSPFDLELSHNKVIILGKEILEDKKLFKQILDGIDRNRYFSRKMFMLVSKEDASDVIGIRPDEQPLVGVYYGNIINSAISNGTVIDGTLNKVMQEIQENKSTVFPLTTKTYNNKRIELIGGLIVKDYEFKEELNELECRFLNMINQDNYNIMDIHVKYKNVPVSYEITSSKSEIKVTEKDNNLILDVYIDTEGDITQHEFGVKGLVANDKGIREVEKLCEENIKEHVRKLITKLQKGSLDVIDVKNTLYKYNQPLYKKVSEDFDQYFENMKVNVHVESKIRRIGIVR; translated from the coding sequence ATGAAACAAAAATTTACGATTTTGATTCTAACAATGATTATAAGTACACTACTTACTGGATGTTGGGATAAGACTGAAATAAATAATAGAGGTTTTGTAATTGGTCTTGGTATAGATAAATTAAAAGAAGAGGAAAAAAAAGAAGAGTTAGATAAAATAAAAGTATCATTTAAGATACCTAACGTTGCCATTCTTGGAACAAAACAAACACCTACTGAGGAACCATCCTTTTATTGGGAGGCTAAAGGAGAGTCATTTGATACTGTAATTAATAAAATACAATCAAAGTCTCCATTTGACTTAGAACTATCTCATAACAAGGTAATAATATTAGGAAAGGAAATTCTTGAAGATAAAAAGCTGTTTAAACAGATACTTGATGGAATAGATAGAAATAGATATTTTTCAAGAAAAATGTTTATGTTAGTATCAAAAGAAGATGCTTCGGACGTTATAGGTATTAGACCTGATGAACAACCTCTTGTAGGAGTGTATTATGGAAATATAATAAATTCTGCAATAAGTAATGGGACAGTAATAGATGGAACTTTGAATAAGGTTATGCAGGAAATACAAGAAAATAAAAGCACTGTATTCCCTCTTACTACTAAAACTTATAACAACAAGAGAATAGAACTTATAGGAGGACTTATTGTAAAGGATTATGAATTTAAAGAAGAACTGAATGAATTAGAATGTAGATTTTTAAATATGATAAATCAAGATAACTACAATATTATGGATATACATGTTAAATATAAAAATGTACCTGTTTCTTACGAAATAACTAGTAGTAAAAGTGAAATAAAGGTAACTGAAAAAGACAATAACTTAATATTAGATGTATATATAGATACTGAAGGCGATATAACCCAGCATGAATTTGGAGTGAAAGGGCTTGTAGCAAATGATAAAGGTATACGTGAGGTAGAGAAATTATGTGAGGAGAATATAAAAGAACATGTACGTAAATTAATAACTAAACTTCAAAAAGGTAGTTTAGATGTTATAGATGTAAAAAACACACTATATAAATATAATCAACCTCTATATAAAAAAGTAAGTGAAGATTTTGATCAATACTTTGAAAATATGAAAGTAAATGTACATGTAGAAAGTAAAATTAGAAGAATAGGTATAGTAAGGTAA
- a CDS encoding GerAB/ArcD/ProY family transporter encodes MISTKEKIGTSQMITLLISTILGVGILSLPRNLADKVQGSGFIIIIISTVICIFFGYCMYKVIYGFRNKSLMQISSDILTKPMAYLVCIIFILYYLVNISMVVRIFGEVVKMYMLEKTPIEVIIISILFVCAYSSKKGIEGIARISQIILFLMVVPIIFVFFFSLETADFTNLMPILNVKASQVFPTVFLTTFAFSGFETMLVLSIFMREPKDGFKIQWITLIVIGIVYIFFSVISIAVFGQVETTHLMWPTLTIVKVIDIPGAFLENLDALIMGTWTLNIFITLCVFLFCASLVIGDMFNCREINYFDYAIVPVVYILAMYPDNLAHVYDLLNSKYTVAVQLMVFAGIPLILFLFSRFSKKVKKA; translated from the coding sequence ATGATTTCAACTAAAGAAAAAATAGGTACATCTCAGATGATAACACTTTTGATAAGTACAATACTAGGTGTAGGTATTCTATCTTTGCCAAGAAACTTGGCAGATAAAGTTCAAGGATCAGGGTTTATAATCATAATAATATCAACCGTTATATGTATTTTCTTTGGATACTGTATGTATAAAGTTATATATGGGTTTAGAAATAAAAGTCTTATGCAAATAAGCTCAGATATTTTGACTAAGCCTATGGCATACTTAGTATGCATAATATTTATATTGTACTATTTGGTTAATATAAGCATGGTAGTCCGTATATTTGGAGAAGTTGTAAAAATGTATATGTTAGAGAAGACTCCTATAGAAGTGATAATAATATCCATTTTATTTGTATGTGCTTATAGTTCTAAAAAAGGAATAGAAGGAATAGCTAGGATATCTCAAATAATATTGTTTTTGATGGTTGTGCCTATAATATTTGTATTTTTCTTCTCGCTTGAGACTGCAGATTTTACTAATTTGATGCCTATTTTAAATGTGAAGGCATCTCAAGTATTTCCTACTGTATTTTTGACTACTTTTGCATTTTCTGGATTTGAGACAATGCTTGTACTGAGTATTTTTATGAGAGAGCCTAAGGATGGTTTTAAGATACAGTGGATAACATTGATAGTTATAGGGATTGTATATATTTTCTTTTCAGTAATAAGCATAGCTGTATTTGGGCAAGTTGAGACCACGCATTTAATGTGGCCTACATTGACCATTGTAAAGGTTATAGATATTCCAGGGGCATTTTTAGAAAATTTAGATGCTTTGATAATGGGAACATGGACATTGAATATATTTATAACATTATGTGTGTTTCTTTTCTGTGCATCTTTAGTAATAGGAGATATGTTTAATTGCAGAGAAATAAATTATTTTGATTATGCTATTGTACCAGTTGTGTATATATTAGCAATGTATCCTGACAATTTAGCTCATGTATATGATTTATTGAACAGCAAATATACAGTTGCTGTCCAATTAATGGTTTTTGCAGGTATTCCTCTTATACTATTTTTATTCTCTAGATTTAGTAAGAAGGTGAAAAAAGCATGA